The following proteins are co-located in the Megalobrama amblycephala isolate DHTTF-2021 linkage group LG12, ASM1881202v1, whole genome shotgun sequence genome:
- the LOC125279231 gene encoding taste receptor type 1 member 1-like, with amino-acid sequence MLLSSIYSFLLAFINCFSFKVSCLESEFSLEGDYLLGGLFALHEVQRATPLFSPEVIECSRYSFSKSGYQMFQVMRFAVEEINNSTTLLPNVSLGYEIFDHCSDTKNFASVFSFISKNGSIKPKEKLNNYQPKVIALTGPYGSTRTITIAPLITMDLIPLVTYGASSYALSNKLQYPSFLRTVPSNKDLIEMIIRIIQWFGWNWVAFLGSQDDYSEDGLRLFSKYIQNTGICLAYQEALSQRTNYTLTLKKIDMLNINVIVVFADPQYASSIIKAAIANNIQNKVWIASETWAMNQQLPREPGIGKIGTVIGITERLLSLPGFDEFIYKERGTTDVNHNDSADSEVKSNSKTCNQDCDCCTLLTAEEIINENPTFSYAIYAAIYTIAHALHKALQCDMDECHKNTTVKPYMLLGKIKKLDFPLNGRQVKYDDNGDPTVSFSVIRWHTETDPPRFDMVGRYDTYPEITFTINNSLLSWHNNGSVPFSNCSVECKEGFSREPDGFHSCCFLCKKCPRNSYVDYSREYSN; translated from the exons ATGCTTCTGAGTAGCATTTACTCTTTCCTTTTGGCCTTTATTAATTGTTTCTCTTTCAAAGTTTCTTGCTTAGAATCTGAGTTCAGCTTAGAAGGAGATTACTTATTGGGTGGCCTTTTTGCTTTACATGAAGTTCAACGTGCAACACCTCTGTTCTCCCCAGAAGTCATTGAATGTTCCAG ATACAGTTTCTCAAAATCTGGCTATCAGATGTTCCAAGTGATGAGGTTTGCTGTTGAGGAAATTAATAACTCTACCACTCTTCTGCCCAATGTTTCTCTGGGCTATGAGATTTTTGACCATTGTTCTGACACAAAGAATTTCGCTTCAGTCTTCAGTTTTATCTCAAAAAATGGATCGATAAAACCCAAAGAAAAACTCAACAACTATCAGCCTAAAGTGATTGCTTTAACAGGTCCATATGGAAGCACAAGAACTATTACTATTGCTCCACTGATCACAATGGACCTTATACCATTG GTGACTTATGGAGCTTCCAGCTATGCATTAAGTAATAAACTTCAGTACCCCTCTTTTCTAAGAACAGTGCCAAGCAACAAAGACCTGATAGAAATGATTATTCGCATTATACAGTGGTTTGGATGGAACTGGGTTGCCTTTCTTGGTAGCCAAGATGATTACAGTGAAGATGGCCTAAGACTATTTAGCAAGTATATACAAAATACTGGAATTTGTTTGGCCTATCAAGAGGCTCTAAGTCAAAGGACAAACTACACTCTAACACTTAAAAAGATTGATATGCTTAACATCAATGTCATTGTTGTTTTTGCTGATCCACAATATGCAAGCAGCATTATCAAAGCAGCCATAGCTAACAACATCCAAAACAAAGTATGGATTGCAAGTGAAACATGGGCTATGAATCAACAGCTTCCAAGAGAGCCAGGAATTGGGAAAATTGGAACAGTTATTGGTATTACAGAAAGATTGTTGTCTTTGCCTGGATTTGATGAATTCATCTATAAAGAGAGGGGAACAACGGATGTTAACCATAATGATAGTGCTGATAGTGAAGTCAAGAGTAATAGTAAGACATGTAATCAAGATTGTGATTGCTGCACATTGTTGACCGCAGAGGAGATTATAAATGAAAATCCCACATTCTCCTATGCCATCTATGCTGCCATATATACCATAGCTCATGCATTACATAAGGCTCTGCAGTGCGACATGGATGAATGCCACAAAAACACAACAGTTAAGCCATACATG CTTCTAGGAAAAATCAAGAAGTTGGACTTCCCACTTAATGGCCGTCAGGTGAAATATGATGATAATGGTGATCCAACTGTCAGTTTTTCAGTCATACGCTGGCATACTGAAACAGATCCTCCACGATTTGATATGGTGGGCAGATATGATACATATCCAGAAATTACTTTTACTATCAACAACTCTCTCTTGTCCTGGCATAACAATGGttct GTTCCTTTCTCAAACTGTTCTGTTGAATGCAAGGAAGGATTTTCGAGGGAACCTGATGGATTTCATAGTTGCTGTTTTCTGTGTAAAAAATGTCCACGTAACAGCTATGTGGATTATTCTCGTGAGTACTCTAATTAA